A genomic stretch from Caulobacter sp. FWC2 includes:
- the smc gene encoding chromosome segregation protein SMC translates to MQFQRLRLSGFKSFVEPTEFRIEPGLTGIVGPNGCGKSNLLEALRWVMGANSAKAMRAGGMDDVIFAGSGARPARNHADVALTIDNSDRTAPAQFNDDPVLEVVRRIDRGEGSTYKINGREVRARDVQLLFADASTGANSPALVRQGQISELIGAKPQNRRRILEEAAGVSGLHTRRHEAELRLRAAENNLARLEDVARELETALNRLKREARQAEKYKRLSSEIRAVQGAVLYTRWTEARDTLERTTSEATSAARLVEETARASAAAQVAITEAEAAMPPLREEATIAQAILGQLAIQKDRAEREAEAAAAEFERLGSDLARIDADLAREAQAKDDAAAALARIDAELTEVRALVAAAPERGPELEAAAKSAEEARAAAEAAVEQLAARVAAEEAQFRAAAARFSEAEARANRTNRALDQAKAERAAVGPEVDPAAADARQRFDNAQAALAAARAALEEAENERVKAAEQEAQARQLARNVEDQLGRLRTEARGLAQLTAPRSKSGHAPALDSVAPDKGYGAALAAALGDDLDAALDAKAPSYWGGAEAPDPTWPEGAQPLAPLVKAPPALAARLSHVGVVARADGDKLQAALKPGMRLVSKEGDLWRWDGFVARADAPKPAAVRLEQRTRLAEVETEIDIMAPRAEATAAALKTAADRMRAVEDLLRDKRRGPPDAERLLNGAREAVAKFEREQAMRAARAQSLDDTIARFEADKTEVDAALAEAREAHAAAQTSGDLQPQLATARQASAQAREAASAARTALDVETRERAGRQRRLESLERDRADWAKRAETAGKRAESLEADRVKAAAALESAREAPAALKEKLLVLLDEFAAAEARRAKASDALEAAETLRLNNDRAARAAEQAAGEAREKRAALVAHLDGARQRFGEVASAIREQARMEPEELGRHVAGEAVAVPKDAAGVEAHLFALERERDAIGPVNLRAEEEAQEYAGRLETMRVERADLSGAVGKLRAGIEELNAEGRERLLAAFDVINANFQTLFQALFGGGQAELKLIESDDPLEAGLEIFACPPGKRMASMSLMSGGEQALTASALIFGVFLANPAPICVLDEVDAPLDDANVDRYCNMLDEMRRRTQTRFIAITHNPVTMSRMDRLFGVTMAERGVSQLVSVDLSTAEKLVAA, encoded by the coding sequence GTGCAGTTCCAGCGCCTGCGCCTTTCGGGCTTCAAGTCCTTCGTCGAGCCGACCGAGTTCCGGATCGAGCCCGGGCTGACCGGCATTGTCGGCCCGAACGGCTGCGGCAAGTCCAACCTGCTGGAAGCCCTGCGCTGGGTGATGGGCGCCAACTCCGCCAAGGCCATGCGGGCGGGCGGCATGGACGACGTGATCTTCGCCGGCAGCGGCGCGCGGCCGGCCCGCAACCACGCCGACGTCGCCCTGACCATCGACAATTCGGACCGCACCGCCCCCGCCCAGTTCAATGACGATCCCGTCCTGGAGGTCGTCCGGCGGATCGATCGCGGCGAGGGCTCGACCTACAAGATCAATGGCCGCGAGGTGCGGGCCCGCGACGTCCAGCTGCTGTTCGCCGACGCCTCGACCGGGGCCAACTCGCCGGCCCTGGTCCGCCAGGGCCAGATCAGCGAGCTGATCGGGGCCAAGCCGCAGAACCGCCGCCGCATCCTGGAAGAGGCCGCCGGGGTCTCGGGCCTGCACACCCGCCGCCATGAGGCCGAGCTGCGCCTGCGGGCCGCGGAAAACAATCTGGCCCGGCTGGAGGACGTCGCCCGCGAGCTGGAGACGGCTCTGAACCGCCTCAAGCGCGAAGCCCGTCAGGCCGAGAAGTACAAGCGCCTGTCGTCCGAGATCCGCGCCGTGCAGGGCGCCGTGCTCTACACCCGCTGGACCGAGGCCCGCGACACGCTGGAGCGGACCACCAGCGAGGCCACCAGCGCCGCCCGCCTGGTCGAGGAGACCGCCCGCGCCAGCGCCGCCGCCCAGGTCGCCATCACCGAGGCGGAAGCGGCGATGCCGCCGCTGCGCGAGGAAGCGACCATCGCCCAGGCGATCCTGGGGCAACTGGCCATCCAGAAGGACCGCGCCGAACGCGAAGCCGAAGCCGCCGCCGCCGAGTTCGAACGTCTCGGAAGCGACCTGGCGCGCATCGACGCCGACCTGGCGCGCGAGGCGCAGGCCAAGGACGACGCCGCCGCCGCCCTGGCCCGCATCGACGCCGAGCTGACCGAAGTCCGCGCCCTGGTCGCCGCCGCGCCGGAGCGGGGTCCCGAGCTAGAAGCCGCCGCCAAGTCCGCCGAGGAAGCCCGCGCCGCCGCCGAGGCCGCCGTCGAGCAACTGGCCGCCCGGGTCGCCGCCGAGGAGGCCCAGTTCCGCGCCGCCGCCGCGCGCTTCTCGGAAGCCGAGGCCCGCGCCAATCGCACCAACCGCGCTCTCGACCAGGCCAAGGCCGAGCGCGCCGCCGTCGGTCCCGAGGTCGACCCGGCCGCCGCCGACGCCCGCCAGCGCTTCGACAATGCGCAGGCCGCCCTCGCCGCCGCCCGCGCGGCGCTGGAGGAAGCCGAAAACGAACGGGTCAAGGCGGCCGAGCAGGAGGCCCAGGCTCGCCAGCTGGCCCGCAATGTCGAGGATCAGCTGGGCCGTCTGCGCACGGAAGCCCGGGGTCTGGCCCAACTGACCGCCCCCCGCTCCAAGAGCGGCCACGCCCCTGCCCTCGACAGCGTCGCCCCGGACAAGGGCTATGGCGCGGCCCTGGCGGCGGCGCTGGGCGACGATCTGGACGCCGCCCTCGACGCCAAGGCCCCGTCCTATTGGGGCGGCGCCGAGGCCCCCGACCCGACCTGGCCCGAGGGCGCGCAGCCGCTGGCCCCTCTGGTCAAGGCCCCGCCCGCTTTGGCCGCCCGCCTCTCGCACGTCGGTGTCGTCGCCCGCGCCGACGGCGACAAGCTGCAGGCCGCTCTGAAGCCCGGCATGCGCCTGGTCTCCAAGGAAGGCGATCTCTGGCGCTGGGACGGCTTCGTGGCTCGCGCCGACGCGCCCAAGCCCGCCGCCGTGCGGCTGGAACAGCGCACGCGCCTGGCCGAGGTCGAGACCGAGATCGACATCATGGCCCCCCGCGCCGAGGCCACCGCCGCCGCCCTGAAGACCGCCGCCGACCGGATGCGGGCCGTCGAGGACCTGCTGCGCGACAAGCGGCGCGGCCCGCCCGACGCCGAACGCCTGCTGAACGGCGCGCGGGAGGCTGTCGCCAAGTTCGAGCGCGAGCAGGCGATGCGGGCCGCTCGCGCCCAGTCGCTGGACGACACCATCGCCCGCTTCGAGGCCGACAAGACCGAGGTCGACGCGGCCTTGGCGGAGGCCCGGGAAGCCCACGCCGCCGCCCAGACCTCGGGCGACCTTCAGCCGCAACTCGCCACCGCCCGTCAGGCTTCGGCCCAGGCCCGCGAGGCCGCCAGCGCCGCCCGCACCGCCCTCGACGTCGAAACCCGCGAACGCGCGGGCCGCCAGCGCCGCCTGGAAAGCCTGGAGCGCGACCGCGCCGACTGGGCCAAGCGCGCCGAGACCGCCGGCAAGCGCGCCGAGTCCCTGGAGGCTGATCGCGTTAAGGCGGCCGCCGCCCTGGAAAGCGCTCGCGAGGCGCCGGCGGCGCTGAAGGAGAAGCTGCTGGTCCTGCTGGATGAGTTCGCCGCCGCCGAGGCCCGCCGCGCCAAGGCCAGCGACGCCCTGGAAGCCGCCGAGACGCTCCGCCTCAACAACGACCGCGCCGCCCGGGCCGCAGAGCAGGCCGCTGGCGAGGCCCGCGAGAAGCGCGCGGCCCTGGTCGCCCACCTGGACGGCGCCCGCCAACGCTTTGGCGAAGTCGCCTCGGCCATCCGCGAACAGGCCCGTATGGAGCCCGAGGAGTTGGGCCGCCACGTCGCCGGCGAGGCCGTGGCCGTGCCGAAGGACGCCGCTGGCGTAGAAGCTCACCTCTTCGCGCTCGAGAGAGAGCGCGACGCCATCGGCCCGGTGAACCTGCGCGCCGAAGAGGAGGCTCAGGAATATGCCGGCCGCCTGGAGACCATGCGGGTCGAGCGCGCCGACCTGTCGGGCGCGGTCGGCAAGCTGCGGGCCGGCATCGAGGAGCTGAACGCCGAGGGCCGCGAGCGCCTGCTGGCCGCCTTCGACGTGATCAACGCCAACTTCCAGACCCTCTTCCAGGCCCTGTTCGGCGGCGGCCAGGCCGAGCTGAAGCTGATCGAGAGCGACGATCCGCTCGAAGCCGGCCTGGAGATCTTCGCCTGCCCGCCCGGCAAGCGCATGGCCAGCATGAGCCTGATGAGCGGCGGCGAGCAGGCCCTGACGGCCAGCGCCCTGATCTTCGGCGTCTTCCTGGCCAATCCGGCCCCGATCTGCGTGCTGGACGAAGTCGACGCGCCCTTGGACGATGCGAACGTCGACCGCTACTGCAACATGCTGGACGAGATGCGCCGCCGCACCCAGACCCGCTTCATCGCCATCACCCACAACCCGGTGACCATGAGCCGGATGGACCGTCTGTTCGGGGTGACCATGGCCGAGCGGGGGGTGAGCCAGTTGGTGAGCGTTGACCTGAGCACGGCCGAGAAGCTGGTCGCGGCCTGA
- a CDS encoding thioredoxin domain-containing protein, translating into MAIDRRALIVSGLALAATASGARAAPLPAVPGDMVLGSAKAPVQFVVYASASCPHCAHWWTTVLPEVRKAFIDTGKVRLVFREFLTPPPEFAAAGFILAHRIPGKYFEVLTTIFQKQEEIYRSEKLFEGLQAIGKQYGLTDAQFKAALEDPAALKGVNDRMAKAVADGIEGTPTFFVNGAPYDHSADFAVLSKAFAAAAKG; encoded by the coding sequence ATGGCGATCGACCGGCGCGCGCTGATCGTTTCGGGTCTCGCCCTGGCGGCGACGGCCTCCGGCGCGCGCGCCGCGCCGCTGCCGGCGGTCCCGGGCGATATGGTGCTGGGCTCGGCCAAGGCGCCGGTCCAGTTCGTGGTCTACGCCTCGGCCAGCTGCCCGCACTGCGCCCACTGGTGGACGACGGTGCTGCCGGAGGTCCGCAAGGCCTTCATCGACACAGGCAAGGTGCGCCTGGTGTTCCGCGAGTTCCTGACCCCGCCGCCCGAGTTCGCGGCCGCCGGCTTCATTCTGGCCCACCGCATCCCGGGCAAGTACTTCGAGGTGCTGACCACGATCTTCCAGAAGCAGGAAGAGATCTATCGCAGCGAAAAGCTGTTCGAGGGCCTGCAGGCGATCGGCAAGCAGTACGGCCTGACCGACGCGCAGTTCAAGGCGGCGCTGGAGGACCCGGCGGCGCTGAAGGGCGTCAACGACCGCATGGCCAAGGCGGTGGCCGACGGGATCGAGGGCACGCCGACCTTCTTCGTCAACGGCGCGCCCTACGATCACAGCGCCGACTTCGCCGTGCTCTCCAAGGCCTTCGCCGCCGCGGCGAAGGGCTAA
- a CDS encoding DsbA family protein, translating to MRPLTRRLLTAVALTASLGALAACGPTGTKVTADDMTLGSAAAKVTVVEYASVACPHCAKWNADVFPAFKTKYIDTGKVKYVARPALTGEPTLANAGDMLARCAGKDKYFQVTDAIYHAQASIFQTGDIRGELLTIAQAVGMSEDQFNACLTDEKAAKSAERIEKSMKADKIEGTPTFIVNGKKVGGESGGEVTLAQLDAAIAEASK from the coding sequence ATGCGTCCGCTGACCCGCCGGCTTCTGACCGCCGTCGCCCTCACCGCCTCGCTGGGCGCGCTCGCCGCCTGCGGCCCCACGGGAACCAAGGTCACCGCCGACGACATGACCCTGGGCAGCGCCGCCGCCAAGGTCACCGTGGTCGAGTACGCGTCGGTCGCCTGCCCGCACTGCGCCAAGTGGAACGCTGACGTCTTCCCGGCCTTCAAGACCAAGTACATCGACACCGGCAAGGTCAAGTATGTCGCCCGCCCGGCCCTGACAGGCGAGCCGACCCTGGCCAACGCCGGCGACATGCTGGCCCGCTGCGCCGGCAAGGATAAGTACTTCCAGGTGACGGACGCGATCTATCACGCCCAGGCCAGCATCTTCCAGACCGGCGACATCCGCGGCGAGCTGCTGACCATCGCCCAGGCGGTCGGCATGAGCGAAGACCAGTTCAACGCCTGCCTGACCGACGAAAAGGCCGCCAAGTCGGCCGAGCGCATCGAGAAGTCGATGAAGGCCGACAAGATCGAAGGCACCCCGACCTTCATCGTCAACGGCAAGAAGGTCGGCGGCGAATCCGGCGGCGAGGTCACCCTGGCCCAGCTGGACGCCGCCATCGCGGAAGCTTCGAAGTAA
- a CDS encoding DUF721 domain-containing protein gives MRRPLPTAEEALAILRSKRTRPQRRPPPPAGKSLAPLLKSLEERFGKGPAALQARWREIVGDTLARRTEPVRIIKGRNGEGGALELRVDGPVASLIQHQAPQITARLDMLLGKGVVTRLRIVQGPVKAAAAQAPQRPRRKPPLDAAQEKQLSDSLAGQPDGDLKDALLKLGRGVLRDHP, from the coding sequence ATGCGCCGCCCCCTGCCCACCGCGGAAGAAGCCCTCGCGATCCTGCGCAGCAAACGCACGCGCCCGCAGCGCCGTCCGCCGCCGCCCGCCGGCAAGAGCCTGGCCCCGCTGCTGAAGTCGCTGGAAGAGCGCTTCGGCAAGGGGCCCGCCGCGCTGCAGGCCCGCTGGCGCGAGATCGTCGGCGACACCCTCGCGCGCCGGACCGAGCCCGTCCGCATCATCAAGGGCCGCAATGGCGAAGGCGGCGCTTTGGAGCTGCGTGTCGACGGCCCCGTTGCCTCGCTGATCCAGCATCAGGCGCCGCAGATCACCGCGCGCCTCGACATGCTGCTGGGCAAGGGCGTGGTCACCCGCCTGCGCATCGTCCAGGGGCCGGTGAAGGCGGCCGCCGCGCAAGCGCCCCAGCGTCCGCGCCGCAAGCCGCCGCTGGACGCCGCGCAGGAGAAGCAGCTCTCCGACAGCCTGGCGGGGCAGCCCGACGGCGACCTCAAGGACGCCCTGCTGAAACTGGGCCGAGGCGTGCTGCGCGACCATCCTTGA
- the mutY gene encoding A/G-specific adenine glycosylase, whose product MKAQSLSRRDAVRAALLAWYDAQARTLAWRVSPADRRAGVRGDPYRVWLSEVMLQQTTVPHATPYFLSFTQRWPTVSDLAAVEDGDLMAAWAGLGYYARARNLLACARAVAGEHGGVFPDTEESLRALPGVGAYTAAAVAAIAFDRAANVVDGNVERVMARLFAVEAPMPDSKPELKALAGDLVTDDRPGDWAQALMDLGATVCKPKAPLCDRCPISTWCAAYKGGAPETYPRKTRKADRPRRFGVAYVLTRGDEVALVRRPPKGLLGGMLGLPTSDWRATSWSDAEAVEVAPVAGAWRDLGAVEHVFTHFSLTLRVFAAAKEGNGGASAGDFVWTPREGLGALPSVFLKAALAAERLL is encoded by the coding sequence ATGAAAGCCCAATCCCTTTCTCGTCGTGACGCGGTCCGCGCGGCCCTGCTGGCCTGGTACGACGCCCAGGCCCGTACCCTGGCCTGGCGCGTCTCGCCCGCCGACCGCCGCGCCGGCGTGCGCGGCGACCCCTACCGCGTCTGGCTGTCGGAGGTGATGCTGCAGCAGACCACCGTGCCGCACGCCACGCCGTACTTCCTGAGCTTCACCCAGCGCTGGCCGACCGTCTCGGACCTGGCGGCGGTGGAGGACGGCGACCTGATGGCCGCCTGGGCGGGGCTCGGCTACTACGCCCGGGCCCGCAACCTGCTGGCCTGCGCGCGGGCCGTGGCCGGCGAGCACGGAGGGGTCTTCCCGGACACCGAGGAGTCCTTGCGCGCCCTTCCCGGCGTCGGGGCCTATACCGCCGCTGCCGTGGCCGCGATCGCCTTCGACCGCGCCGCCAATGTCGTCGACGGCAATGTCGAGCGGGTGATGGCGCGGCTGTTCGCCGTCGAGGCGCCGATGCCGGACAGCAAGCCCGAGCTGAAGGCCCTGGCCGGCGACCTCGTCACCGACGATCGTCCCGGCGACTGGGCCCAGGCGCTGATGGATCTTGGGGCCACGGTCTGCAAGCCCAAGGCCCCGCTGTGCGACCGCTGTCCGATCTCGACCTGGTGCGCGGCCTACAAGGGCGGCGCGCCGGAGACCTATCCGCGCAAGACCAGGAAGGCCGACCGCCCGCGCCGGTTCGGCGTCGCCTATGTCCTGACGCGCGGCGACGAGGTCGCCCTGGTGCGCCGGCCTCCGAAGGGCCTGCTGGGCGGGATGCTGGGCCTGCCGACCAGCGACTGGCGCGCGACGTCGTGGTCAGATGCGGAGGCGGTCGAGGTCGCCCCGGTTGCCGGGGCCTGGCGCGACCTCGGCGCGGTCGAGCACGTCTTCACGCACTTCTCCCTGACGCTGCGGGTGTTCGCTGCCGCCAAGGAAGGAAATGGCGGCGCGAGCGCCGGCGACTTCGTCTGGACCCCGCGCGAGGGCCTGGGCGCGCTGCCTAGCGTGTTCCTCAAGGCGGCGCTGGCGGCGGAGCGGTTGCTGTAG
- the ccrM gene encoding adenine-specific DNA-methyltransferase CcrM, whose translation MKFGPETIILGDCIEQMNALPEKSVDLIFADPPYNLQLGGDLLRPDNSKVDAVDDHWDQFESFAAYDKFTREWLKAARRVLKDDGAIWVIGSYHNIFRVGVAVQDLGFWILNDIVWRKSNPMPNFKGTRFANAHETLIWASKSQNAKRYTFNYDALKMANDEVQMRSDWTIPLCTGEERIKGVDGHKAHPTQKPEALLYRVILSTTKPGDVILDPFFGVGTTGAAAKRLGRKFIGIEREAEYLEHAKARIAKVVPIAPEDLDVMGSKRAEPRVPFGTIVESGLLSPGDTLYCSKGNHAAKVRPDGSITVGDLSGSIHKIGALVQSAPACNGWTYWHFKTDAGLAPIDVLRAQVRAGMN comes from the coding sequence ATGAAGTTCGGGCCGGAAACCATCATCCTGGGCGACTGCATCGAGCAGATGAACGCCCTGCCGGAGAAGTCGGTCGACCTGATCTTCGCCGATCCGCCCTACAACCTGCAGCTGGGCGGCGACCTGCTGCGTCCCGACAATTCCAAGGTCGACGCGGTCGACGACCACTGGGACCAGTTCGAGAGCTTCGCCGCCTACGACAAGTTCACCCGCGAATGGCTGAAGGCCGCCCGCCGGGTGCTGAAGGACGACGGCGCGATCTGGGTGATCGGCAGCTATCACAACATCTTCCGCGTCGGCGTGGCCGTGCAGGACCTGGGCTTCTGGATCCTCAACGACATCGTCTGGCGCAAGTCCAACCCGATGCCCAACTTCAAGGGCACCCGCTTCGCCAACGCCCACGAGACCCTGATCTGGGCGTCGAAGAGCCAGAACGCCAAGCGCTACACCTTCAACTACGACGCCCTGAAAATGGCCAATGACGAGGTGCAGATGCGCTCGGACTGGACCATCCCGCTGTGCACCGGCGAGGAGCGCATCAAGGGCGTGGACGGCCACAAGGCCCACCCGACCCAGAAGCCCGAAGCCCTGCTCTATCGGGTGATCCTGTCGACCACCAAGCCGGGCGACGTGATCCTGGATCCGTTCTTCGGCGTCGGCACCACCGGCGCGGCCGCCAAGCGCCTGGGCCGCAAGTTCATCGGCATCGAGCGCGAGGCCGAATATCTCGAACACGCCAAGGCCCGCATCGCCAAGGTCGTGCCGATCGCGCCGGAAGACCTGGACGTGATGGGCTCAAAGCGCGCCGAGCCGCGCGTGCCGTTCGGCACCATCGTCGAGAGCGGCCTGCTGTCGCCGGGCGACACCCTGTACTGCTCCAAGGGCAACCACGCCGCCAAGGTCCGCCCGGACGGCTCGATCACGGTCGGCGACCTGTCGGGCTCGATCCACAAGATCGGCGCCCTGGTGCAGTCGGCTCCGGCCTGCAACGGCTGGACCTACTGGCACTTCAAGACCGACGCGGGCCTGGCCCCGATCGACGTCCTGCGGGCCCAGGTGCGGGCGGGGATGAACTGA
- a CDS encoding ribonuclease HII, with amino-acid sequence MRTGPDMMLELACGPGPVCGVDEAGRGPWAGPVSAGAVILDPDRVPKGLNDSKKLTAKARAALEEEIKAVAIAWGVGMASIEEIAELNILHATGLAMCRAIEGLSVTPTIALVDGNYAFKLPCPIKTVVKGDALSCSIAAASILAKEARDRIMVEMDAVYPGYGFAGHKGYHAPIHVEGLRKLGPSPIHRMGWAPVKAALAGELALGDDLDL; translated from the coding sequence ATGCGCACCGGACCCGACATGATGCTGGAACTGGCCTGCGGACCGGGGCCGGTCTGCGGGGTGGACGAGGCTGGGCGCGGTCCCTGGGCCGGACCGGTCAGCGCCGGCGCCGTGATCCTGGATCCCGACCGGGTGCCCAAGGGCCTCAACGACTCCAAGAAGCTCACCGCCAAGGCCCGCGCGGCCCTGGAGGAAGAGATCAAGGCCGTCGCCATCGCCTGGGGCGTGGGCATGGCCTCGATCGAGGAGATCGCCGAGCTGAATATCCTGCACGCCACGGGCCTGGCCATGTGCCGGGCGATCGAGGGCCTGTCGGTGACGCCGACCATCGCGCTGGTCGACGGCAATTACGCCTTCAAGCTGCCCTGCCCGATCAAGACCGTGGTCAAGGGCGATGCCCTATCGTGCTCGATCGCCGCCGCCTCGATCCTGGCCAAGGAGGCCCGCGACCGGATCATGGTCGAGATGGACGCGGTCTATCCCGGCTACGGCTTCGCCGGCCACAAGGGCTATCACGCCCCGATCCACGTCGAGGGCCTGCGCAAGCTGGGCCCTTCGCCGATCCACCGCATGGGCTGGGCCCCGGTGAAGGCCGCCCTGGCCGGTGAGTTGGCGCTGGGCGACGACCTAGACCTCTGA
- a CDS encoding acyltransferase family protein: MDQAYRRDIDGLRAVAVAAIVIHHAFPGLLPGGFVGVDVFFVISGFLITRLIAQARDAGTFSWGGFYLRRARRIIPAYLLVVLVTAALAVVIEMPRLLAMTGAATATSGLFAANMLFTQTAGYFAPGAQQNPLLHLWSLGVEEQFYLVWPALIGLLSWKPLRGMRATLALVLLLASLVLAQILVGRGATTWAFFGLPTRVWEFLAGGVLALGLVKPPGDRTTANLAGIIGGLMIAGSLALLNEASAFPGLSAVPVCLGTALLIWSGLGAGPGLAVLRLAPVVGLGRVSYALYLWHWPLLVLAADIGQQPLTTLQRLGLLALSLALAVVTWRLIEQPFRRGPVDRPWRRLGVRLLPLLVPIAAGAVLFVSHGLPQRLSPAARALADLEETDVNPARKACFEKARTAKPEDCRFGAAPGLQGDDVLVWGDSHADALTPGVVAWATPRGWSVREAARGGCPPLVGVNVRTMYRFKLECAAAADQAMALIASDPKLKLVVLMSRWPLYRDAPPFYDVNSPRVTMEVMGQPGKRQRVSTALKATLDAIARLRPDVRVLVVGPFPELTLGAPECLAQQKQLGGPPGVCASVAADLPLSRALPAEDALRAAVQDRPNVAVVFPSETLCRNDRCLAMMDGEPIYFDDDHLSASGARRLAPTWLETGWSRLEKPDPARLDGP, encoded by the coding sequence ATGGACCAGGCCTATCGGCGCGACATCGACGGCCTGCGCGCCGTGGCGGTGGCGGCCATCGTCATCCACCACGCCTTTCCGGGTCTGCTGCCGGGCGGCTTCGTCGGGGTGGACGTGTTCTTCGTCATCTCCGGCTTCCTGATCACCCGGCTGATCGCGCAAGCGCGGGACGCGGGGACGTTCTCGTGGGGCGGTTTCTACCTGCGCCGGGCCCGGCGGATCATTCCGGCCTACCTGCTGGTCGTGCTGGTCACCGCGGCCCTGGCGGTGGTGATCGAGATGCCGCGCCTGCTGGCCATGACCGGCGCGGCCACCGCCACCTCGGGCCTGTTCGCGGCCAATATGCTGTTCACCCAGACCGCCGGCTATTTCGCGCCGGGCGCCCAGCAGAACCCTCTGCTGCACCTGTGGTCGCTGGGCGTGGAGGAGCAGTTCTACCTGGTCTGGCCGGCGCTGATCGGCCTGCTGTCGTGGAAGCCTCTGCGCGGGATGCGGGCGACATTGGCGCTGGTCCTGCTGCTGGCCTCGCTGGTGCTGGCCCAGATCCTGGTCGGACGCGGCGCGACGACCTGGGCCTTCTTTGGCCTGCCGACGCGGGTCTGGGAGTTCCTGGCCGGCGGGGTCCTGGCCCTGGGCCTGGTCAAGCCGCCGGGGGACCGGACCACCGCCAATCTGGCCGGGATCATCGGTGGACTGATGATCGCCGGCAGCCTGGCCCTGCTGAACGAGGCCAGCGCCTTTCCGGGCCTCTCGGCCGTTCCGGTCTGTCTGGGGACGGCTCTGCTGATCTGGAGCGGCCTGGGCGCCGGCCCAGGTCTGGCCGTGCTGCGCCTGGCGCCGGTCGTCGGCCTGGGGCGGGTGTCGTACGCCCTTTATCTCTGGCACTGGCCGCTGCTGGTCCTGGCCGCCGACATCGGCCAGCAGCCGCTGACGACGCTCCAGCGCCTGGGCCTCCTCGCCCTGTCCCTGGCCCTGGCCGTCGTGACCTGGCGGCTGATTGAGCAGCCGTTCCGGCGCGGTCCGGTCGATCGGCCCTGGCGGCGCCTGGGCGTCCGGCTGCTGCCGCTGCTGGTCCCGATCGCCGCCGGCGCGGTGCTGTTCGTCAGCCACGGCCTGCCCCAGCGTCTGTCGCCGGCCGCCAGGGCGCTGGCCGACCTGGAGGAGACCGACGTCAACCCGGCCCGCAAGGCCTGTTTCGAGAAGGCCAGGACGGCCAAGCCCGAGGATTGTCGCTTCGGCGCCGCCCCGGGTCTTCAGGGCGACGACGTCCTGGTCTGGGGAGACTCCCACGCCGACGCCCTGACGCCCGGCGTAGTGGCATGGGCGACGCCACGCGGCTGGAGCGTCCGCGAGGCAGCGCGTGGCGGCTGCCCGCCGCTGGTCGGGGTCAATGTCCGCACGATGTACCGCTTCAAGCTGGAGTGCGCCGCCGCCGCCGACCAGGCCATGGCCCTGATCGCCTCAGACCCGAAGCTGAAGCTGGTGGTGTTGATGAGCCGCTGGCCGCTCTATCGCGACGCGCCGCCGTTCTACGACGTCAACTCGCCGCGCGTGACGATGGAGGTCATGGGCCAGCCCGGGAAGCGTCAGCGCGTGTCGACCGCCCTGAAGGCCACGCTGGACGCCATCGCCCGCTTGCGGCCCGACGTCCGGGTGCTGGTGGTCGGGCCGTTCCCGGAGCTGACCCTGGGCGCGCCCGAGTGCCTGGCCCAGCAGAAGCAGCTCGGCGGCCCGCCGGGGGTCTGCGCCAGCGTCGCCGCCGACCTGCCCCTGTCGCGAGCCCTGCCGGCCGAGGACGCCCTGCGCGCCGCCGTCCAGGATCGCCCAAACGTGGCGGTGGTGTTTCCGTCCGAGACCCTGTGCCGCAACGATCGTTGCCTGGCGATGATGGACGGGGAGCCGATCTATTTCGACGACGACCACCTCAGCGCCTCGGGCGCGCGCCGCCTGGCGCCAACGTGGCTGGAAACGGGTTGGTCACGCTTGGAGAAACCGGATCCGGCGCGTTTAGATGGGCCATGA